One genomic segment of Acinetobacter sp. C26M includes these proteins:
- a CDS encoding LysR family transcriptional regulator, whose product MDKIDRLKIFCLVAEKQSFAQAALQLGLPRSNVTYAIQTLEKEYEVLLFYRTTRKVALTHEGGLFYDEAMRLVAQLKELNRFKTHVRSQEGKISIGMPKRLATQVLIPHLSAFYQRYPKVKVLVNGSDDFSNLIEQQLDCVVRVGQVKDEYLLIRPITQTQIWTLASPQYLAEFGEPQRFEELQQHFAVDYHIAKHYREWSELLFQAHRVKMPYRLLVENTEAYIQAGLAGIGIIQIPEFDAAPYVKQGQLQCLFTDTPSLQLPISLLLTDRQYRPKYFQDFIDWLDELLKAKL is encoded by the coding sequence ATGGATAAGATTGATCGTTTAAAAATCTTTTGCTTAGTGGCAGAAAAGCAGTCCTTTGCACAAGCCGCGCTGCAATTGGGACTACCACGTTCTAATGTCACTTATGCGATCCAAACGCTTGAAAAGGAATATGAGGTACTGTTGTTCTATCGCACCACACGTAAAGTGGCATTAACCCATGAGGGTGGTTTGTTTTACGATGAAGCCATGCGTTTGGTGGCACAGTTAAAAGAGCTGAATCGTTTTAAAACCCATGTGCGTAGTCAAGAAGGTAAGATCAGTATTGGTATGCCGAAACGCTTAGCCACACAAGTTCTGATTCCTCATTTATCTGCGTTTTATCAACGTTACCCAAAAGTAAAAGTGTTGGTGAATGGCAGTGATGATTTTTCTAATTTAATCGAGCAACAGCTGGATTGTGTGGTACGCGTCGGGCAGGTGAAGGATGAGTATTTACTGATCAGACCGATTACCCAAACCCAAATCTGGACTCTTGCATCCCCGCAATATTTGGCAGAGTTTGGTGAACCTCAACGCTTTGAGGAACTACAACAGCACTTCGCTGTGGATTACCATATCGCTAAACATTATCGAGAGTGGAGTGAGCTTTTATTCCAAGCACATCGGGTCAAAATGCCTTACCGCTTATTGGTTGAGAATACTGAAGCTTATATCCAAGCAGGTTTAGCAGGTATTGGGATTATTCAAATTCCTGAATTTGATGCAGCACCTTATGTAAAGCAAGGACAGTTACAGTGTTTATTTACTGATACTCCAAGCTTACAGTTACCCATCAGTCTGTTGCTAACCGACCGCCAATATCGTCCTAAATATTTTCAGGACTTTATTGACTGGTTAGATGAATTGTTAAAAGCCAAACTGTAA
- a CDS encoding citrate:proton symporter, with product MLTLIGILIIVTIVVLLMSGKTSPIVAMSIVPLIGALIAGFSISEISGFFEAGLAKVTKVATMFLFAILFFSVLKELHVFDPMIKRMVQMTRGNVVIVAVMTTVIAAIVHLDGSGAATFLIIIPALLPLYRKLGMSPYLMLLLMAGSMGVMNMVPWGGPLGRASAATGLDAATLWHSLIPVQVAGVAGMMVFAVFMGLREKKRILAAQALGTTPFEQDCMAKDLAEDIQEDAQPKNLWFNLGLIVAAIICLAFGLFSAPYVFMIALALVLIVNFPQPKTQIEVIGRHASQALSMVAIIFAAGAFLGILSESGMLQSIALDLIKILPSTWIGSLHILVGILGVPMDIFTSTDAYYFALLPIVQEVTATAGVNADSVVYAMAIGNNAGTFVSPFSPATWLAVGLTGTDMGRHLRYSFGWIWLFSFFTLGAGFLLGLY from the coding sequence ATGCTGACGCTGATCGGTATTCTAATTATTGTGACGATTGTCGTGCTATTGATGTCTGGAAAAACCAGTCCTATTGTAGCCATGTCGATTGTTCCTCTTATTGGCGCCCTCATTGCTGGTTTTTCGATTAGCGAGATTTCTGGCTTCTTTGAAGCTGGTCTAGCCAAAGTGACCAAAGTAGCGACGATGTTTTTATTCGCTATTTTATTTTTCAGTGTATTAAAAGAATTACATGTCTTTGACCCTATGATTAAACGTATGGTGCAAATGACGCGTGGCAATGTGGTGATTGTTGCCGTGATGACCACTGTGATTGCAGCAATTGTGCATCTGGATGGTTCTGGTGCTGCAACCTTCCTGATCATTATTCCTGCCTTACTTCCCCTGTACCGTAAACTCGGCATGAGCCCCTATCTGATGCTCTTGCTGATGGCGGGTAGTATGGGGGTGATGAATATGGTGCCATGGGGCGGACCTTTAGGACGTGCTTCAGCCGCGACAGGTTTAGATGCTGCCACACTCTGGCATAGCCTGATTCCCGTTCAAGTGGCGGGTGTTGCAGGGATGATGGTATTTGCCGTATTTATGGGCTTACGTGAGAAAAAACGCATTCTCGCAGCCCAAGCTCTCGGTACCACGCCATTTGAACAAGACTGCATGGCCAAAGACCTTGCCGAAGATATTCAGGAAGATGCTCAACCTAAAAACCTGTGGTTTAACCTCGGTCTGATCGTTGCTGCCATTATCTGTTTAGCTTTTGGCCTATTCTCTGCGCCTTATGTGTTTATGATCGCCCTTGCATTGGTCTTGATTGTCAATTTCCCGCAGCCTAAAACACAGATTGAAGTTATTGGTCGCCATGCATCTCAAGCATTGAGCATGGTTGCCATTATTTTTGCTGCAGGTGCATTTCTCGGGATTTTGTCCGAGTCAGGTATGTTGCAATCGATTGCCTTGGATTTAATTAAAATTCTACCAAGCACATGGATTGGTAGTTTGCATATTCTAGTCGGGATCTTAGGTGTACCGATGGACATCTTTACCAGTACTGATGCCTATTATTTTGCGCTATTACCGATTGTGCAAGAAGTTACTGCTACCGCTGGAGTGAATGCTGACTCGGTCGTGTACGCCATGGCGATTGGTAACAATGCTGGAACATTTGTGAGTCCATTCTCACCTGCAACTTGGCTTGCAGTCGGACTGACAGGCACCGATATGGGACGCCATTTGCGCTATTCATTTGGTTGGATCTGGTTATTCAGCTTCTTTACCTTAGGCGCAGGCTTCTTACTAGGTCTTTATTAA
- a CDS encoding HD domain-containing protein, producing MQIGRQAWMAQTSGDLSLKDRMLLLRHSLFPVLKQSIKMYSLANLTRPTVQHELRLDDLVLPDSVEVQRALEEMQSCSSASLQNHCLRTWCYAIAFAKMQNLQRDDELLAVSCLLHDLGMTEQHYQHHQHCRCFAGQGAYAARDWSLEQGWQTARADQLFDVISMHMNPYVGLDEGVEAHLLQQSASCDVIGSRGFEFSKEFRKQLLQKYPRLDFNQIMIKFTQQEAQQRPRSRTAMLVQSGFKQLVNLNPYLQ from the coding sequence ATGCAAATTGGTCGACAAGCTTGGATGGCGCAAACCTCAGGTGATTTATCCTTAAAAGATCGTATGCTGCTGTTGAGGCATAGCCTTTTTCCTGTGTTAAAACAGAGTATAAAAATGTACAGTTTGGCGAATCTTACCAGACCAACCGTTCAGCATGAATTGCGTCTGGATGATCTTGTCTTGCCTGATAGCGTAGAAGTGCAACGAGCTTTAGAAGAGATGCAGTCCTGTAGCTCAGCGTCTCTGCAAAATCATTGTCTTCGTACATGGTGTTATGCCATTGCTTTTGCCAAGATGCAAAACCTGCAACGTGATGATGAATTATTAGCAGTTTCATGCTTATTGCATGATTTAGGTATGACCGAACAACATTATCAGCATCATCAACATTGTCGTTGTTTTGCTGGGCAGGGTGCTTATGCTGCAAGAGATTGGTCGCTTGAACAGGGGTGGCAGACTGCACGAGCCGATCAACTTTTTGATGTGATCAGTATGCATATGAATCCTTATGTTGGACTTGATGAGGGGGTAGAAGCGCATTTGCTGCAACAATCGGCCAGTTGTGATGTGATCGGCAGTCGTGGTTTTGAGTTTTCAAAGGAGTTTAGAAAGCAATTATTGCAAAAATACCCTCGTCTTGACTTCAATCAGATCATGATTAAATTTACTCAACAGGAAGCACAGCAACGACCTCGATCTCGTACTGCTATGCTGGTGCAGAGTGGGTTTAAGCAGCTTGTGAATTTAAATCCTTATTTGCAATAA
- a CDS encoding MFS transporter, giving the protein MSQTYSKEEKRSRIKGIVGAASGNLVEWFDFYIYAVFAAYFTHALTAPDMEPTTKAIYVWGVFGASFFMRPIGSWLFGRIADRQGRKQSMVISICLMALSSFLFAALPTYDQVGMWAPFLLLMVRLLQGLSVGGEYGAVATYMSELGLKGQRGFFASFQYVTLSGGQLLASLLGVILLGFMTEQQLNDGGWRIPFVIGGIAALLSLLARSRLEETLSHEDADREESGSLVALLKQHWKTFLLVVGYTSAGSLTFYVVTVYSKTYLTNIGMDGKTVGFIMTTALFVFMLAQPLFGMLSDRIGRRASMLAFSLLSAIFIYPVMVTGMRSFADSPVIITLLLIFLMMLLSFYTSISGLVKAEMFPPHVRALGVGFSYAVGNALFGGSAPSVALLFKDAGIENTFFVYVIIMLLICFMCSWALPKKPEYLEHDH; this is encoded by the coding sequence ATGAGTCAGACATATAGCAAGGAAGAAAAAAGAAGTCGTATCAAAGGTATCGTCGGTGCGGCATCAGGGAATTTAGTTGAGTGGTTCGATTTCTATATTTATGCCGTTTTTGCTGCCTATTTTACCCATGCATTGACCGCTCCAGATATGGAACCAACCACCAAAGCCATTTATGTTTGGGGGGTGTTTGGTGCCAGTTTTTTCATGCGCCCAATCGGGAGTTGGCTATTCGGACGTATCGCTGACCGTCAGGGCCGTAAGCAGTCGATGGTTATTTCAATCTGCTTAATGGCACTCAGCTCATTTCTGTTTGCTGCCTTACCGACTTATGACCAAGTCGGAATGTGGGCACCCTTTTTACTGCTCATGGTTCGATTACTGCAAGGCCTCTCTGTCGGTGGTGAGTATGGTGCTGTTGCGACCTATATGAGTGAACTCGGCTTAAAAGGGCAACGTGGCTTCTTTGCATCATTCCAGTACGTCACCCTTTCAGGTGGTCAGTTACTTGCCAGCTTACTTGGGGTAATCTTGCTGGGCTTTATGACTGAACAACAATTGAATGATGGTGGCTGGCGTATTCCTTTCGTCATCGGCGGTATTGCGGCATTATTGTCTTTACTCGCGCGTAGTCGTTTAGAGGAAACCTTGTCACATGAAGATGCTGACCGTGAAGAATCAGGTAGCTTAGTTGCCCTGCTTAAACAGCATTGGAAAACTTTCCTATTGGTTGTCGGCTATACATCAGCTGGTTCACTCACCTTCTATGTTGTCACGGTTTATTCAAAAACCTACCTCACCAATATTGGTATGGATGGCAAAACCGTTGGCTTTATCATGACCACGGCGCTATTTGTATTCATGTTGGCACAACCGTTGTTCGGCATGTTGTCAGATCGCATTGGCCGTCGTGCTTCCATGTTGGCATTCAGCTTACTCAGCGCAATCTTTATTTATCCGGTCATGGTGACAGGTATGCGCAGCTTTGCTGACTCCCCTGTGATTATCACCCTATTACTGATTTTCTTGATGATGCTGCTGAGCTTCTATACCTCAATCAGTGGTCTAGTCAAAGCTGAAATGTTCCCGCCGCATGTCCGTGCATTAGGTGTAGGTTTCTCCTATGCGGTGGGTAATGCACTCTTTGGCGGTTCGGCGCCATCCGTAGCGTTATTATTTAAAGATGCTGGCATTGAAAATACCTTCTTTGTATACGTCATTATCATGTTATTGATTTGTTTCATGTGTAGTTGGGCATTACCGAAAAAGCCTGAATATCTTGAACATGACCACTAA
- a CDS encoding MerR family DNA-binding protein, with protein MLIGQLAKQTDLSRDTIRFYEKMQLIQSITCNNGYKDYSEQTLQQLQLIRTAKNLGFSLNEIKQILAMTAQDEIPAPQVQSIFQDKLDLIDEKIAQLHQIRTMLSRFTQGEACPLRKDCPIPELN; from the coding sequence ATGTTAATTGGACAATTGGCAAAACAGACTGATTTAAGTCGAGACACCATTCGCTTTTATGAAAAAATGCAGTTGATCCAGTCCATCACCTGTAATAATGGCTATAAAGATTATTCAGAACAAACGCTACAACAGTTACAACTGATTCGTACCGCGAAAAACCTTGGATTCTCGCTCAATGAAATTAAGCAGATTTTAGCGATGACAGCCCAAGATGAAATCCCTGCCCCACAAGTACAAAGCATTTTCCAAGACAAGTTAGATTTGATAGATGAAAAGATTGCACAACTTCATCAAATCAGAACGATGTTAAGTCGATTTACTCAGGGTGAAGCTTGCCCACTGAGAAAAGATTGCCCGATTCCAGAGCTCAATTAA
- a CDS encoding SDR family NAD(P)-dependent oxidoreductase has protein sequence MAHNNLKTQPEQQVALVAGATGFIGRYLILELLKQGHWVFALVRNQAKQQPVLTNWLSQKGVSLNQLSFIQGDVTQAKLAISEQDWQKLSAVDTLYNSSALFAWNLSMQQARTVNVEGALNLLNCVQQYCVLKRAVHVSGYMLTITGHLQQAGICIEQPDRTEWQAVYQHLGAYEASKIEAHFAWIQQAQQLSVDWTIIHPATVVGDDVSGEIPTNQPIAQMIDVLKRGKMSAIPATAQHYLPLIRVDDLCRIMVSASMDMALSNQAMLAVSENNLALHQLTQMIADRLQVSAPTRHVPVGLLKLILKWQWLAKKLEMSAEMLNFLRTEQLERERLTQFQQRWQISMGNLEAAIRKTTDWINQTS, from the coding sequence ATGGCGCATAACAACTTAAAAACTCAGCCAGAGCAACAAGTCGCTTTGGTCGCAGGTGCGACAGGATTTATTGGCCGCTATTTAATTTTAGAGTTATTAAAACAAGGACATTGGGTTTTTGCCTTAGTCCGGAATCAAGCGAAGCAACAACCCGTGCTCACAAATTGGCTCAGTCAAAAAGGTGTATCCTTGAATCAATTGAGTTTTATCCAAGGTGATGTAACACAGGCTAAGCTTGCCATCAGCGAGCAAGATTGGCAAAAATTAAGCGCAGTGGACACTTTATATAATAGTAGTGCGTTATTTGCGTGGAACCTGAGTATGCAACAAGCGCGGACCGTAAATGTAGAAGGTGCATTGAATTTATTGAATTGTGTTCAGCAATATTGTGTTTTGAAACGTGCAGTACATGTTTCGGGTTATATGTTGACGATCACGGGTCATTTACAGCAAGCAGGGATCTGCATTGAACAACCTGATCGTACCGAGTGGCAAGCTGTGTATCAGCATCTAGGGGCTTATGAAGCGTCTAAAATAGAAGCGCATTTTGCATGGATACAACAGGCACAACAGCTATCCGTAGATTGGACTATTATTCATCCTGCAACAGTTGTTGGTGATGATGTCTCTGGTGAAATTCCCACGAATCAGCCGATCGCGCAAATGATTGATGTGCTCAAACGGGGAAAAATGAGTGCCATCCCTGCAACGGCTCAGCATTATCTACCTTTAATCCGTGTCGATGACCTATGCCGGATAATGGTCAGTGCTTCTATGGATATGGCTTTGTCGAATCAAGCGATGTTGGCTGTCAGTGAAAATAATCTGGCTTTGCATCAACTCACTCAAATGATTGCAGATCGATTACAGGTGAGTGCACCAACCAGACATGTACCAGTTGGACTGCTGAAGCTTATTTTAAAATGGCAATGGTTGGCGAAAAAATTAGAAATGTCTGCGGAAATGCTAAATTTTCTAAGAACAGAGCAGTTGGAGCGAGAACGATTGACACAGTTTCAACAACGTTGGCAGATTTCGATGGGAAATTTAGAAGCAGCGATCCGTAAAACCACCGACTGGATTAATCAAACCAGTTAG
- a CDS encoding SDR family NAD(P)-dependent oxidoreductase yields the protein MNAKLKKLFQQKVDGKTIIVTGASSGIGLTVSKYLAQAGAHVLLLARTKEKLDEVKAEIEAEGGKATVFPCDLNDMESIDAVSKEILAAVDHIDILVNNAGRSIRRAVHESVDRFHDFERTMQLNYFGAVRLVLNVLPHMMQRKDGQIINISSIGVLANATRFSAYVASKAALDAFSRCLSAEVHSHKIAITSIYMPLVRTPMIAPTKIYKYVPTLSPEEAADLIAYAIVKRPKKIATNLGRLASITYAIAPDINNILMSIGFNLFPSSTASVGEQEKLNLIQRAYARLFPGEHW from the coding sequence ATGAATGCAAAACTCAAAAAACTTTTTCAGCAAAAAGTCGACGGTAAAACAATCATTGTCACAGGAGCATCAAGTGGTATTGGTTTAACGGTTTCAAAATACCTTGCTCAAGCAGGTGCACATGTCTTATTGCTCGCCCGTACCAAAGAGAAGTTAGATGAGGTCAAAGCTGAGATCGAGGCTGAAGGTGGAAAAGCGACCGTATTTCCATGTGATCTCAATGATATGGAATCTATTGATGCAGTTTCAAAAGAAATCTTAGCAGCAGTAGATCACATTGATATTCTTGTAAATAACGCAGGACGTTCAATCCGTCGTGCGGTACATGAGTCCGTTGATCGTTTCCATGACTTCGAACGTACCATGCAGTTAAATTACTTTGGTGCAGTACGTTTAGTCTTGAATGTTTTACCGCACATGATGCAGCGTAAAGACGGTCAAATTATTAACATCAGCTCGATTGGTGTTCTTGCCAACGCAACTCGCTTTTCTGCTTACGTTGCGTCTAAAGCGGCATTGGATGCATTTAGTCGCTGTTTATCTGCGGAAGTCCACTCGCACAAAATTGCGATTACCTCTATTTATATGCCTTTGGTCCGCACACCAATGATTGCACCAACCAAAATTTATAAATATGTACCAACGCTTTCACCTGAAGAAGCAGCCGATTTAATTGCTTATGCGATCGTGAAGCGTCCGAAAAAGATCGCAACCAATTTAGGCCGACTTGCATCGATTACCTATGCAATTGCACCAGACATTAACAACATTTTAATGTCGATTGGTTTCAACTTATTCCCAAGTTCTACCGCGTCTGTTGGTGAGCAAGAGAAGTTGAATTTAATTCAACGTGCTTATGCGCGTTTGTTCCCAGGTGAACATTGGTAA
- a CDS encoding aminotransferase class I/II-fold pyridoxal phosphate-dependent enzyme translates to MTYKDETLAIHAGYSPEATTKAVAVPIYQTTSYAFDNTQHGADLFDLKVQGNIYTRIMNPTTAVLEQRIAALEGGIGALALASGMAAITYAIQTIAEAGDNIASVSTLYGGTYNLFAHTLPKQGIEVRFFDYQNPEALRQIIDDKTKLVFVESIGNPLGNIIDLEAIAKIAHEYGVPVIVDNTVATPALLKPFEFGADIVIHSLTKYIGGHGNSIGGVIVDSGKFPWGKFPERFKALNTPDPSYHGVNYVEVLGEAAYIARARVVPLRNTGAAISPLSVFLILQGLETLNLRMERHTENAIKVAEYLKQHPKVKWVNYAGLTDHPQHHLAQKYVKGKPSAILSFGVQDGLAGGTRFIDALQLFTRLVNIGDAKSLACHPATTTHRQLNSEELKSAGVSEDLVRLSIGIEHVDDLIADLEQALAQV, encoded by the coding sequence ATGACCTATAAAGATGAAACATTAGCCATTCATGCGGGATATTCACCAGAGGCAACGACTAAAGCAGTGGCTGTACCCATTTATCAAACCACCTCTTATGCCTTTGATAATACGCAACATGGTGCAGATCTGTTTGACCTCAAAGTTCAAGGCAATATCTATACCCGCATTATGAACCCGACCACTGCTGTACTTGAACAGCGTATTGCTGCATTGGAAGGTGGGATTGGGGCACTGGCTTTAGCATCAGGTATGGCTGCGATCACTTACGCAATTCAAACCATTGCCGAAGCAGGTGACAATATCGCGTCAGTGTCTACTTTATATGGTGGGACGTATAACCTGTTTGCTCACACACTGCCAAAGCAAGGTATCGAAGTCCGTTTCTTTGATTATCAGAATCCAGAAGCATTACGCCAGATTATTGATGACAAAACAAAATTGGTCTTTGTTGAATCTATTGGTAACCCGCTGGGCAATATTATCGACCTTGAAGCGATTGCCAAGATTGCCCATGAGTATGGCGTCCCTGTTATTGTTGATAATACCGTAGCGACACCTGCCCTATTAAAACCATTTGAATTTGGCGCAGATATTGTGATTCACTCCCTCACCAAATATATCGGGGGTCATGGCAATAGCATCGGTGGTGTGATTGTCGATAGCGGTAAATTTCCGTGGGGCAAATTTCCTGAACGCTTTAAAGCGTTGAATACACCTGATCCAAGTTATCATGGTGTTAACTATGTGGAAGTATTGGGCGAAGCTGCCTATATCGCACGTGCGCGAGTGGTTCCATTACGCAATACGGGCGCAGCGATTAGTCCACTCAGTGTGTTTCTCATCTTACAAGGACTTGAAACCTTAAATCTCCGCATGGAGCGCCATACTGAAAATGCCATCAAAGTTGCAGAATATTTAAAACAACACCCCAAAGTTAAATGGGTCAATTACGCTGGTCTCACAGACCATCCGCAACACCATTTAGCGCAAAAGTATGTGAAAGGGAAACCTTCTGCCATCCTTTCCTTTGGTGTTCAAGATGGCTTAGCTGGTGGGACTCGCTTTATTGATGCATTACAGCTATTTACTCGTTTAGTGAATATCGGGGATGCTAAAAGTCTAGCTTGCCATCCAGCGACGACAACCCACCGCCAACTCAATTCGGAAGAGCTCAAATCGGCAGGTGTCAGTGAGGACCTAGTACGCTTATCTATTGGGATTGAGCATGTAGATGATCTGATTGCCGACCTAGAACAGGCCCTTGCTCAAGTTTAA
- the ettA gene encoding energy-dependent translational throttle protein EttA, whose protein sequence is MAQYIYTMNRVSKMVPPKREILKDISLSFFPGAKIGVLGLNGAGKSTLLRIMAGVDKDFSGEARAQPGIKIGYLEQEPPLDPTKDVRGNVEDGVREALDALARLDQVFAEYAEPDADFDALAKEQEKLESIIHAWDAHNLNNQLEIAADALNLPAWDADVSLLSGGERRRVALCRLLLSKPDMLLLDEPTNHLDAESVSWLERFLKDFPGTIVAITHDRYFLDNVAEWILELDRGMGIPYQGNYSSWLEQKNARLEQENKQEESFAKALKKELEWVRSNAKGQQKKNKARMERFEELNSREFQQRNETSEIYIPPGPRLGNKVVEVEGISKSFDGRLLYENLTFTVPPTAIVGIVGPNGAGKTTLFRMMTGEQQPDTGTVTLGESVKVAYVGQIRDTLDNNKTVWEEVSGGLDILKIGDYEIASRAYIGRFNFKGQDQQKRVGELSGGERNRLQLAKILQMGANVILLDEPSNDLDIETLRALEDAILVFPGTVMVVSHDRWFLDRIATHILSFENEQPEFYTGNYAEYEAYRQSRLGDDAAQKRTKYKKITG, encoded by the coding sequence GTGGCCCAATATATTTATACGATGAACCGAGTGTCTAAAATGGTTCCGCCTAAGCGCGAAATCTTAAAAGACATCTCTTTATCATTTTTCCCAGGCGCAAAAATTGGTGTGCTTGGTTTGAACGGTGCAGGTAAGTCAACCTTACTCCGTATTATGGCTGGCGTAGATAAAGATTTCTCAGGTGAAGCTCGTGCACAACCAGGAATCAAAATCGGCTATTTAGAACAAGAACCGCCACTTGATCCGACTAAAGACGTTCGTGGTAACGTTGAAGATGGCGTACGTGAAGCACTGGATGCTTTGGCGCGTCTCGATCAAGTTTTTGCTGAATATGCTGAACCAGATGCAGATTTTGATGCGCTTGCGAAAGAGCAAGAGAAATTAGAATCAATCATCCATGCATGGGATGCACACAACCTGAATAACCAGCTTGAAATTGCTGCTGATGCATTGAACCTCCCAGCGTGGGATGCAGATGTATCGCTACTTTCAGGTGGTGAGCGTCGTCGTGTTGCACTTTGCCGTTTATTGCTTTCTAAGCCAGACATGTTGCTTTTAGACGAACCGACGAACCATTTAGATGCTGAATCAGTGTCTTGGTTAGAGCGTTTCTTGAAAGATTTCCCAGGCACAATCGTTGCGATTACGCATGACCGTTATTTCTTGGATAACGTGGCTGAGTGGATTCTTGAGCTTGACCGCGGTATGGGTATTCCTTATCAAGGCAACTATTCTTCTTGGTTGGAACAAAAGAATGCGCGTCTAGAGCAAGAGAACAAGCAAGAAGAATCTTTTGCTAAAGCATTGAAAAAAGAACTTGAATGGGTTCGTTCAAATGCCAAAGGTCAGCAAAAGAAAAACAAAGCGCGTATGGAGCGTTTTGAAGAACTTAACTCACGTGAGTTCCAACAGCGTAACGAAACTTCTGAAATTTATATTCCACCTGGTCCGCGCCTAGGAAATAAAGTTGTAGAAGTTGAAGGGATCAGTAAATCATTCGATGGTCGCTTACTCTATGAAAACCTGACTTTCACTGTACCGCCTACAGCGATTGTGGGGATCGTGGGTCCAAACGGTGCGGGTAAAACTACGCTATTCCGTATGATGACTGGCGAACAGCAACCTGATACAGGTACTGTGACTTTAGGTGAGTCGGTTAAAGTGGCTTACGTTGGTCAGATTCGTGACACTTTGGATAACAATAAAACCGTTTGGGAAGAAGTTTCTGGTGGTTTAGATATCTTAAAAATTGGTGATTACGAAATCGCATCACGTGCCTATATCGGTCGCTTTAACTTTAAAGGCCAAGATCAGCAAAAACGTGTAGGTGAATTGTCTGGTGGTGAACGTAACCGTTTACAACTTGCCAAGATCTTGCAGATGGGTGCAAACGTAATCTTACTGGATGAACCATCAAACGACTTGGATATTGAAACTTTACGTGCACTTGAGGATGCAATTCTTGTATTCCCAGGTACAGTCATGGTGGTATCGCATGACCGTTGGTTCCTTGACCGTATTGCAACGCACATCTTGTCATTTGAGAATGAACAGCCTGAATTCTACACAGGTAACTATGCAGAATACGAAGCTTATCGCCAATCACGTCTAGGTGATGATGCGGCTCAAAAACGTACCAAGTACAAAAAAATTACAGGTTAA
- a CDS encoding cation efflux protein, CzcI-like, which translates to MQRSTVFVTVLLSLFMFQSFWNVAAAFCAHETVSQYSTLSHLGHHVAEKTHSSEQGAVFDKVAADLPMPLSLQDHHDHLPSCFHVVVTEVQQYVNEPMLHSQDIEQKYYWSNSYQSPHLSGLNPPPVLTPL; encoded by the coding sequence TTGCAACGCTCAACCGTTTTCGTGACCGTCTTGCTGAGTTTGTTCATGTTCCAAAGTTTCTGGAATGTGGCGGCAGCGTTTTGCGCGCATGAAACGGTCAGTCAATACAGTACATTGAGTCATTTGGGGCATCATGTCGCTGAAAAGACACACAGCTCTGAACAAGGCGCTGTTTTCGATAAAGTCGCAGCAGATTTACCGATGCCCTTAAGTTTGCAAGATCATCATGATCATTTACCATCTTGTTTTCATGTGGTGGTGACGGAAGTTCAGCAATATGTAAATGAACCAATGTTGCATAGCCAAGATATAGAACAAAAATATTACTGGTCTAACTCCTACCAGTCGCCACATCTCTCTGGATTAAATCCGCCCCCTGTATTGACCCCGCTATAG